In Rhizobium sp. ZPR4, a genomic segment contains:
- a CDS encoding MFS transporter — translation MSRAVGKQEITASEVPSAPELTLVKSEPPTELRQFLTRGTPAFRRATIALFLSGFATFSLLYCVQPLMPIFSQDFGVTPAASSLSLSLSTGFLAFAIFGAAAVSESLGRRSLMFISLLGAAICTIICAVSPSWHMLLVVRALEGFLLGGVPAVAMTYLAEEIEPRGLGGAMGLYIAGNAFGGMAGRVVTGTIAEYLSWRPALATVGILGLIAAVGFLYLLPPSRNFTPRKGFDAGFHVKAWGGHFGNAALPFLFAIAFLVMGSFVTVYNYAGFRLVAAPYNLSQTELGLIFTAYLFGIVASWVAGLLGDRIGHFIVLPIGVLIAAVGAAVTLSSSLPLIILGIVLVTIGFFMAHSVASALVGRLARGFKGHASSLYLLAYYLGSSIAGSVGGYFWLADGWNAVVAFILVMLALCLISALAVARLARR, via the coding sequence ATGTCTCGCGCCGTTGGCAAGCAGGAAATCACTGCTTCCGAAGTTCCATCAGCTCCTGAATTGACGCTCGTTAAGAGCGAGCCGCCGACGGAGCTTCGCCAATTCCTGACACGCGGCACGCCTGCCTTCCGCCGCGCGACCATCGCGCTGTTCCTGTCCGGATTTGCCACCTTTTCGTTGCTTTATTGTGTGCAACCGCTGATGCCGATCTTCTCTCAGGATTTCGGTGTTACGCCTGCCGCGAGTTCGCTGTCTCTATCGCTTTCGACCGGCTTCCTGGCCTTTGCGATCTTCGGCGCTGCTGCCGTTTCCGAAAGCCTCGGCCGCCGCAGTCTGATGTTCATTTCGCTGCTCGGCGCGGCCATCTGTACGATCATCTGCGCGGTGTCTCCGAGCTGGCATATGCTGCTGGTCGTCCGTGCGCTTGAAGGCTTCCTTCTGGGCGGCGTGCCAGCCGTCGCCATGACCTATTTGGCGGAAGAGATCGAGCCGCGGGGCCTCGGTGGCGCCATGGGTCTCTATATCGCCGGCAACGCCTTCGGCGGCATGGCCGGGCGCGTTGTGACGGGTACGATCGCCGAATATCTGAGCTGGCGCCCGGCGCTGGCAACGGTCGGCATTCTCGGCCTGATCGCCGCAGTCGGCTTTCTTTACCTGCTGCCGCCGTCGCGCAATTTCACGCCGCGCAAGGGCTTCGATGCCGGCTTTCACGTAAAGGCCTGGGGCGGCCACTTCGGCAATGCAGCGCTGCCATTTCTCTTTGCCATCGCCTTTCTCGTCATGGGCTCCTTCGTCACGGTCTATAATTATGCCGGCTTCCGCCTCGTCGCCGCGCCTTACAATCTCAGCCAGACCGAGCTGGGCCTGATCTTTACCGCCTATCTCTTCGGCATCGTCGCCTCCTGGGTCGCAGGCCTCCTCGGTGATCGCATCGGCCATTTCATCGTGCTGCCGATCGGTGTGCTCATCGCAGCGGTCGGTGCGGCAGTCACGCTTTCCAGTTCGCTGCCGCTGATCATTCTCGGCATCGTCCTGGTGACGATCGGGTTCTTCATGGCCCACTCCGTCGCCAGTGCGCTGGTGGGCCGGCTTGCCCGCGGCTTCAAGGGACACGCCTCCTCGCTTTACCTGCTGGCCTATTATCTCGGCTCCAGCATCGCCGGTTCGGTCGGCGGTTATTTCTGGCTTGCCGATGGTTGGAATGCCGTGGTTGCCTTCATCCTCGTCATGCTGGCACTATGTCTCATCAGCGCCCTTGCCGTTGCCAGGCTGGCGCGTCGCTGA
- a CDS encoding VOC family protein, protein MIRIDHLDHLVLTVASIDESCEFYARVLGMGVETFGEGRKALTFGTQKINLHRAGHEFEPKAERPTPGSADLCFISTTPLDDIITHLQAEGVVIEEGPVRRTGATGPILSVYFRDPDNNLIEVSNSLS, encoded by the coding sequence ATGATCCGCATTGACCACCTCGATCATCTGGTGCTCACGGTTGCGAGCATCGATGAAAGCTGCGAATTCTATGCCCGCGTCCTCGGCATGGGTGTCGAAACCTTCGGGGAGGGCCGCAAGGCCCTGACCTTCGGCACACAGAAGATCAACCTGCACCGTGCGGGACATGAGTTCGAGCCTAAGGCCGAACGGCCGACGCCAGGTTCGGCCGATCTTTGCTTTATCAGCACCACGCCGCTCGATGACATCATCACACACTTGCAGGCCGAGGGCGTCGTAATCGAGGAAGGCCCCGTGCGCCGAACGGGCGCAACCGGTCCCATTCTCTCGGTCTATTTCCGCGATCCGGACAACAACTTGATCGAAGTGTCCAATAGTCTCTCCTGA
- a CDS encoding metalloregulator ArsR/SmtB family transcription factor, whose protein sequence is MDTLSMTLSALADPTRRAILARLATGEASVSELAEPFDMSLVAVSKHLKVLEKAGLISKGREAQWRPCRLEPKPLRQVDDWLENYRQFWNDNLDRLEAYAALLQKGGKNDPSN, encoded by the coding sequence ATGGACACATTGAGCATGACCCTTTCAGCCCTTGCCGATCCAACCCGCCGGGCGATCCTGGCGCGGCTGGCGACTGGCGAGGCATCCGTTTCGGAATTGGCTGAACCTTTCGACATGTCGCTGGTCGCTGTCTCCAAGCATCTGAAGGTACTGGAAAAGGCTGGCCTGATTTCAAAGGGGAGGGAGGCACAATGGCGACCCTGCCGGCTGGAGCCGAAGCCGCTGCGGCAGGTCGATGACTGGCTGGAGAACTACCGTCAGTTCTGGAACGACAATCTCGATCGCCTGGAAGCCTACGCGGCACTATTGCAAAAGGGAGGAAAGAATGACCCCAGCAACTGA
- a CDS encoding SRPBCC domain-containing protein, giving the protein MTPATEGGSLRPPREIVLTRDIAAPRALLFRLWTEPEHLMRWWGPQTTTASSVSVDLREGGAWRHCILTQEGKEYWSHGRYLEIVPPERLVFTFAWENQDGKPGHPMQVTVQFQELGEKTRLVFRKVELPDDTELRLQTGGWEQALDKYVAYAEATSREG; this is encoded by the coding sequence ATGACCCCAGCAACTGAGGGCGGCAGCTTGCGCCCGCCGCGTGAGATCGTGCTGACCCGCGATATTGCCGCGCCGCGTGCCCTGCTGTTTCGCCTTTGGACCGAGCCTGAACATCTGATGCGCTGGTGGGGACCGCAGACCACGACGGCCTCATCGGTCTCCGTCGACCTGCGGGAGGGCGGCGCCTGGCGGCATTGCATTCTGACGCAGGAGGGCAAGGAATATTGGAGCCACGGGCGCTATCTGGAGATCGTTCCGCCCGAGCGCCTCGTCTTCACGTTCGCCTGGGAAAATCAGGATGGAAAACCCGGCCATCCCATGCAGGTGACCGTGCAATTTCAAGAGCTTGGCGAGAAGACGCGTCTCGTCTTCCGCAAGGTCGAACTGCCTGATGATACCGAACTGAGATTGCAGACGGGCGGCTGGGAGCAGGCCCTCGACAAATACGTTGCCTACGCAGAAGCCAC